One segment of Drosophila ananassae strain 14024-0371.13 chromosome 3R, ASM1763931v2, whole genome shotgun sequence DNA contains the following:
- the LOC26513858 gene encoding cilia- and flagella-associated protein 91, with the protein MPPLKDKQSRKDRILQFIQENRELKPVGLTSPRKEDDSKQKKRVTFIQAKKPRSSGGQSLPKVKERDVQIGLGLTSCLITKSSDTRVCGGENNPAERDVGKLPRTDSECRFHSPGMHFLRERNENCTSQVLKLVPPKPIRKELKNKCDFFPKFYDNSPFKDQTTQTLYRESSAQTLAYLPEIQEAEKSQKLELFSLSQVLPGDKPPGLQEVEILERSRRRWLFRDALKHNFQSLFNEAREFEIKTKYKPILEAFEWEQWIEREESIQECQMMRLEIVIKMFNKREKEMHASSNARIEQACERIEKRRQAGLRKNEIEYQRGMRRITMQLAKTSRKWEKQDTLLALGSPCSEFYGPMIRHGVDPSRRNFAPTTGHKAFDMRIDDLEKKVNMKNIQCPFRKLKDWSTPKEYVREYEQNFCNDDNLQKLYESLKTLRTQQDLAREAPECLKTRIQREAVPFDSGDSYDSFRFTGQYDSRKAKSLTPWHKNETMPKPPKSPFKRIDDTDQEKFETIIKTYEGNYIGWIMQFLDDEMTRLKEQRKLHFFSILAQKERWRREAQEAGIRQKENNVRLLYEELFQNCNSLHQELSNAYIKGILSTDVKHIVGNLAEQKTTEDAMKIDEDIERWLESFKLIQNPLTFTPLRLMLRDMVSPNMDAALIHHEKFLISQYIVEEVIFDNVWKLLEPFDIATTLSSDLIDRLIDNDLYLFSTDSESDTDHKPSWYEARAIIRKLIRQSVPGKRWKEETERIINGIYEEMLDSILVELILKWRDPVAGFEYNVVEFEFEDKLLIKPPQVFEDPTGVLRKSASGIDLLALGENETIPNPELVNVESDQVVGDERLLSVFDLSKARNDDDNVESMLKDIGSRCQIN; encoded by the exons ATGCCTCCATTAAAGGACAAACAGTCGCGGAAAGATCGGATTCTTCAGTTCATCCAGGAAAATCGTGAGTTGAAGCCCGTTGGTTTGACTTCGCCCAGGAAAGAGGATGACTCCAAGCAGAAGAAACGCGTCACATTCATCCAGGCAAAGAAGCCGAGATCCTCTGGCGGCCAATCATTGCCCAAAGTCAAAGAAAGAGATGTGCAGATTGGACTGGGTCTCACCTCATGTCTCATAACAAAGTCCTCGGATACAAGAGTATGCGGCG GTGAAAACAATCCTGCCGAACGCGATGTTGGAAAACTTCCTCGCACGGACAGCGAATGTCGGTTCCATTCGCCGGGGATGCACTTTCTCAGGGAACGAAATGAAAACTGTACTTCCCAAGTTCTCAAGTTAGTTCCTCCAAAACCGATCCGCAAAGAGCTGAAGAACAAATGCGACTTCTTTCCAAAGTTTTACGACAATAGTCCTTTCAAGGATCAGACCACACAAACGCTATATAG GGAGTCCTCTGCACAGACCTTGGCCTATTTGCCGGAGATACAAGAGGCTGAGAAGAGTCAAAAGCTTGAGCTGTTCTCTCTGTCTCAGGTGCTGCCGGGAGACAAGCCTCCAGGCCTTCAGGAGGTAGAGATCCTGGAACGATCCCGTCGTCGGTGGCTCTTCAGAGATGCTCTTAAACACAACTTTCAAAGCCTATTCAATGAGGCCAGGGAGTTTGAGATTAAAACCAAGTACAAGCCCATCCTAGAGGCCTTCGAATGGGAGCAGTGGATCGAGCGCGAGGAGTCCATTCAGGAGTGCCAGATGATGCGGCTGGAGATCGTGATCAAGATGTTCAACAAGCGGGAGAAGGAAATGCACGCCTCTTCCAATGCCCGAATTGAGCAGGCCTGTGAGCGGATTGAGAAGCGCCGTCAGGCAGGGCTGCGCAAGAACGAGATCGAGTACCAGCGTGGCATGCGGCGCATAACCATGCAGCTGGCCAAGACCTCCCGGAAGTGGGAGAAGCAGGACACGCTACTCGCCTTGGGATCGCCCTGCTCCGAGTTTTACGGACCCATGATACGCCATGGGGTGGACCCGTCTCGACGCAACTTCGCCCCCACCACCGGACACAAGGCATTCGATATGAGGATCGACGATCTGGAAAAGAAAGTCAATATGAAGAATATTCAGTGTCCATTTAGAAAGCTTAAGGATTGGTCGACGCCCAAGGAATACGTCAGGGAGTATGAGCAGAACTTCTGCAATGACGACAACCTCCAGAAGCTTTATGAGTCCTTGAAAACTCTGAGAACGCAACAAGACTTGGCAAGGGAAGCTCCTGAGTGCCTTAAGACGCGAATCCAACGAGAGGCCGTTCCATTTGACAGTGGTGATTCGTATGATAGCTTCCGTTTCACTGGGCAATACGACAGCAGAAAGGCTAAATCATTAACTCCATGGcataaaaatgaaacaatGCCGAAGCCGCCCAAGTCGCCCTTTAAAAGGATTGATGATACGGACCAGGAGAAATTCGAGACCATCATCAAAACGTACGAAGGCAATTACATCGGTTGGATTATGCAATTTCTAGATGATGAAATGACACGACTCAAGGAGCAGCGTAAGCTGCACTTCTTTTCTATCCTAGCTCAGAAAGAGCGCTGGCGCCGCGAAGCCCAGGAGGCTGGCATCCGGCAGAAGGAGAACAACGTTCGATTGCTATACGAGGAGTTGTTCCAGAACTGCAACTCCCTCCACCAGGAGCTCTCCAATGCGTACATAAAAGGGATTTTATCAACGGATGTGAAACATATCGTTGGAAACCTAGCTGAGCAGAAAACTACTGAAGATGCGATGAAAATAGATGAGGATATCGAACGGTGGTTGGAGAGCTTTAAACTTATCCAGAATCCATTAACTTTTACCCCACTAAGACTTATGCTTCGCGACATGGTATCCCCGAACATGGATGCTGCTCTCATACACCACGAGAAGTTTCTGATTTCCCAATACATAgtggaggaggtgatcttCGACAATGTGTGGAAGCTCCTGGAGCCCTTCGACATAGCCACCACCTTGAGCAGCGACCTCATTGATCGCCTCATCGACAACGACCTGTACCTCTTCTCCACGGACAGCGAGAGCGATACCGACCACAAGCCGTCTTGGTACGAGGCCCGTGCCATCATTCGTAAGTTGATACGTCAGTCAGTGCCTGGAAAGCGCTGGAAAGAGGAAACTGAGCGGATTATTAACGGCATATACGAAGAAATGTTGGACAGCATCCTCGTTGAATTGATTCTTAAATGGCGGGACCCGGTCGCAGGGTTCGAGTATAATGTAGTCGAGTTCGAGTTTGAAGATAAGTTGCTTATTAAACCTCCACAAGTATTTGAAGATCCCACCGGAGTCCTAAGGAAGAGTGCTTCGGGAATCGATCTCTTGGCTCTTGGCGAGAACGAAACCATTCCTAATCCCGAGCTTGTTAATGTGGAAAGTGACCAGGTTGTCGGTGACGAACGTTTATTAAGTGTTTTTGATCTGTCAAAAGCTCGTAATGATGATGACAATGTAGAGTCCATGCTTAAAGATATCGGTTCGCGGTGTCAAATTAACTAA